In Clostridium swellfunianum, a genomic segment contains:
- a CDS encoding aminotransferase class V-fold PLP-dependent enzyme, which translates to MNYEYQKSPYRNLVVGVDTEVPILGGRSVPYVNFDNAATTPPFISVLSDINKFSPWYSSIHRGDGYKSQVSSNVYENSRKLVLDFVNADPNNDTVIYVKNTTEGINKLSFRLCNGEGKCVILSTDMEHHSNDLPWRGKYKVDYIKLDKYGGLSLEDLEQKLIHYNGLVKLVTVSGASNVTGFINPIHEVATLAHKYNSKLLVDGAQLAPHVPIDMKPVNSIEHIDYLVFSGHKMYAPFGVGVLIGPKDNFRYGEPDYKGGGTVDTVTHDYVYWSDPPEKEEAGTPNVMGVVALAAAIRTLKSLGMHNIDMYEKKLAQYATNRLMSIKDIELYGTNRSFRNRVGIVPFNIKKLHHNTVAKILSGEAGIGVRTGCFCAQPYVQKLLNITDEQVANYSQLPKDKRPGMIRLSFGLYNDTNEIDYLISALEYIVKDYKRLERKYAKP; encoded by the coding sequence ATGAACTATGAATATCAGAAATCACCATACAGAAACTTAGTAGTAGGAGTGGATACTGAAGTCCCTATACTTGGAGGCAGAAGTGTTCCTTATGTTAACTTTGATAATGCTGCTACTACTCCGCCTTTTATATCAGTACTTTCCGATATAAATAAATTTTCACCTTGGTATTCCTCAATACACAGAGGGGATGGGTATAAGTCTCAAGTTTCTTCTAATGTATATGAAAATTCAAGGAAGTTAGTTTTAGATTTCGTAAATGCAGACCCTAATAACGATACAGTTATTTATGTGAAAAACACTACTGAAGGCATTAATAAACTCAGTTTTAGACTCTGCAACGGCGAAGGAAAATGTGTTATTCTTTCAACAGATATGGAACACCACTCTAATGACCTTCCATGGAGAGGAAAGTATAAGGTAGATTATATTAAACTAGATAAATATGGTGGATTATCTTTAGAAGATTTAGAACAAAAACTAATTCATTACAATGGTCTAGTAAAGCTAGTTACAGTATCAGGCGCTTCTAACGTCACAGGCTTTATTAATCCTATTCATGAGGTAGCTACTCTTGCTCATAAGTATAATTCTAAATTGTTAGTTGATGGCGCACAGCTCGCTCCACATGTACCTATCGATATGAAGCCTGTAAATTCTATAGAACACATTGATTATCTTGTGTTTTCAGGGCACAAGATGTATGCTCCATTCGGAGTTGGGGTTCTTATAGGACCGAAAGATAATTTTAGATATGGAGAACCAGACTATAAAGGTGGAGGAACTGTTGATACTGTCACCCATGACTATGTATATTGGAGTGATCCTCCTGAAAAAGAGGAAGCCGGAACCCCAAACGTTATGGGAGTTGTAGCTCTCGCAGCTGCTATAAGAACATTAAAATCCTTAGGTATGCACAATATAGATATGTATGAAAAAAAACTAGCCCAATACGCAACAAACAGGTTAATGTCAATAAAAGATATTGAACTATATGGAACTAATAGAAGCTTTAGAAACAGAGTAGGTATTGTTCCATTTAATATTAAGAAGTTACATCATAATACAGTAGCCAAAATACTATCTGGAGAAGCAGGAATAGGAGTTAGAACAGGTTGTTTTTGCGCCCAACCCTATGTGCAAAAACTTTTAAACATTACTGATGAACAAGTAGCAAATTATTCACAACTTCCAAAGGATAAACGACCAGGAATGATACGCTTAAGCTTTGGCTTATATAATGATACAAATGAAATAGACTATCTTATCAGCGCTTTAGAATATATAGTAAAAGATTATAAACGACTTGAGCGCAAATACGCTAAGCCTTGA
- a CDS encoding DsrE/DsrF/DrsH-like family protein, whose translation MNKKINLLVFSGEYDKALAALIIANSAKELGADVTMFFAFWGLLLVRNPETSISDDKSIYEKMFGMMTPKGPEELPLSKMNFSGIGKEMLKAMMKEEDAPELTDFLKGARKKGVKFYGCKLSVDVMGFKNEELIPELEIIDAKEYLKDALESDMQLFI comes from the coding sequence ATGAATAAAAAAATTAATCTTTTAGTATTCAGTGGCGAGTATGATAAAGCGCTTGCAGCCTTAATAATTGCTAATTCAGCAAAAGAATTAGGTGCAGATGTTACTATGTTTTTTGCCTTTTGGGGGCTCCTTTTAGTAAGAAACCCAGAAACATCAATTTCTGATGACAAAAGCATTTATGAAAAAATGTTTGGAATGATGACACCTAAAGGTCCTGAAGAACTTCCACTGTCTAAAATGAATTTTAGTGGTATAGGCAAAGAGATGCTTAAGGCTATGATGAAGGAAGAAGATGCCCCTGAACTCACCGATTTTCTAAAGGGTGCAAGAAAGAAAGGAGTTAAATTCTACGGCTGTAAACTGTCTGTTGACGTGATGGGCTTTAAAAATGAAGAACTTATACCTGAACTCGAAATAATAGATGCAAAAGAATACCTTAAAGATGCCTTAGAATCAGACATGCAGCTATTTATCTAA
- a CDS encoding DMT family transporter → MKKKHNMLPVLSGIGAATIFGLSFLFSKMALNSAGIFELLSFRFLIAFLIMSSLIVLKLIKVDYTGKNLKGLFLLGLMEPIIYFIFETYGIKYSSSSIAGLMIALIPIGVVILSAYFLKEKPSAVQLIFIIMSVLGVALIGVMGSSSSTGGNLFGIILLLGAVMSAAFFTIISRKLSSDFTPMELTYSMMFLGAVFFNAISIINHISTGSLLSYFAPLKNANFLISIGYLGILSSIVAYFLINFTLSKLEASKSAVVSNLATIVSIIAGVVILKEPFYYYHIVGSILIIVGVWGTNNYEIKRVVDTTTHEA, encoded by the coding sequence ATGAAAAAAAAACATAATATGCTGCCAGTTCTTTCTGGTATAGGTGCAGCAACAATCTTTGGCTTAAGTTTTTTATTTTCCAAGATGGCTTTAAATTCTGCAGGAATTTTTGAACTTTTATCTTTTAGATTCTTAATCGCTTTTTTAATAATGTCTTCACTTATAGTTTTAAAACTTATTAAGGTAGATTACACAGGGAAAAACTTGAAAGGTTTATTTCTCTTAGGCCTTATGGAACCAATAATATACTTCATTTTTGAGACCTATGGAATTAAATACTCTTCTTCTTCCATTGCAGGACTTATGATAGCCCTAATCCCTATTGGTGTAGTCATACTGTCTGCTTATTTCCTAAAAGAAAAACCTTCAGCAGTCCAGCTGATATTTATAATAATGTCTGTACTTGGAGTTGCGCTTATAGGTGTTATGGGAAGTTCAAGCTCAACTGGAGGAAATTTGTTTGGAATTATTCTTTTATTAGGAGCTGTAATGTCGGCAGCTTTCTTCACTATTATATCAAGAAAGCTTTCTTCAGACTTTACACCCATGGAATTAACATATTCCATGATGTTTTTAGGAGCTGTATTTTTCAACGCTATATCTATAATAAACCATATTTCGACCGGTAGTTTATTGAGCTACTTTGCACCACTAAAAAATGCAAATTTCTTAATATCTATAGGGTACTTAGGAATATTGTCTTCTATAGTTGCATATTTCCTCATAAATTTCACACTTTCAAAGCTTGAGGCTTCAAAGTCAGCAGTAGTTTCAAATCTAGCTACTATAGTGTCTATAATTGCAGGTGTAGTAATCCTGAAGGAGCCCTTCTACTACTATCATATTGTTGGATCAATACTTATAATAGTTGGTGTGTGGGGAACAAATAATTACGAAATAAAAAGAGTTGTAGATACTACAACTCATGAAGCATAA
- a CDS encoding glycerol-3-phosphate acyltransferase, giving the protein MGVLDIIITISIGYMLGCFQTAYIIGRVVKKIDIRTQGSQNAGASNVTMVLGWKFGAITAFADIFKAALAVILVGIIFPNSKELVFIAGASTVLGHIFPFFLRFRGGKGAASLIGMLLAIDIKIAAIAILTIVIITIAIDYIALGSIGMFSALPITTYAFNYPMICTIIGIGLAFLCIYKHMINIRRIMNKEESGLRKVVKNK; this is encoded by the coding sequence ATGGGGGTTTTAGATATAATAATCACCATTTCCATTGGATATATGCTAGGATGTTTTCAAACAGCGTATATAATTGGACGAGTTGTTAAGAAGATTGATATAAGAACACAAGGTAGTCAAAATGCTGGTGCCTCAAATGTAACTATGGTATTGGGATGGAAGTTTGGGGCTATTACTGCTTTTGCTGATATTTTTAAGGCGGCTTTGGCTGTAATACTGGTGGGAATTATCTTTCCTAACTCAAAGGAATTAGTTTTTATTGCAGGTGCTTCTACCGTACTAGGTCATATATTCCCTTTCTTTTTGAGGTTTAGAGGAGGGAAGGGAGCTGCTTCTCTTATAGGGATGCTGCTTGCCATAGATATAAAGATAGCTGCTATAGCAATTTTAACCATAGTAATAATAACTATAGCTATAGACTATATAGCATTAGGATCAATTGGAATGTTTTCAGCCTTGCCAATAACAACCTATGCATTTAACTATCCTATGATATGCACAATAATTGGTATTGGTCTTGCTTTTCTTTGTATATATAAACATATGATAAACATCAGAAGGATAATGAACAAGGAAGAGTCAGGGCTTAGAAAGGTAGTGAAAAACAAATAA
- the rd gene encoding rubredoxin, with product MKKYVCIACGYIYDPEIGDPDNGVDAGTVWEDVPEDWVCPLCGVGKDQFEEVE from the coding sequence ATGAAAAAGTACGTATGTATAGCTTGTGGATATATATATGATCCAGAAATAGGCGATCCAGACAATGGTGTTGATGCAGGAACAGTTTGGGAAGATGTTCCTGAGGATTGGGTTTGCCCACTTTGTGGAGTAGGTAAGGATCAATTTGAAGAAGTTGAATAA
- the surE gene encoding 5'/3'-nucleotidase SurE, with protein MKVLITNDDGINAKGIYVLAKEIEKEHEVIIAAPDNQRSACGHSITLTRPLIIKEVKLEGVESKAYSVDGTPADCVRVAVDKLVDGKVDIVISGINKGVNLGTDVIYSGTVSAAIEAAIYKTPSIAISSEFKDEKENYEIAAKTVLSVLKKLQVKKIKKDVVLNINVPLAKEKDIKGMKICKIGSRTYNNCFIESKDAEGNIVYEIIGTVNDAFDVDTDVDYFKQGYITLTPLHYDLTNFNIIKEAESWI; from the coding sequence ATGAAGGTACTTATAACCAATGACGATGGAATTAATGCAAAAGGTATATATGTTTTAGCAAAAGAAATTGAAAAGGAACATGAGGTTATTATTGCCGCGCCAGATAATCAAAGAAGTGCTTGTGGACATTCTATAACCTTAACAAGGCCGCTTATTATTAAAGAGGTGAAGCTTGAAGGTGTAGAATCTAAGGCTTATAGCGTGGACGGAACTCCAGCAGATTGCGTAAGAGTTGCAGTAGATAAGCTGGTAGATGGAAAAGTAGATATAGTTATATCTGGGATAAACAAGGGGGTAAATCTAGGTACGGATGTTATATATTCAGGAACTGTTTCTGCAGCTATAGAAGCTGCTATATACAAAACACCATCTATAGCAATTTCTTCTGAATTTAAAGATGAAAAGGAAAACTACGAAATTGCTGCTAAGACTGTATTAAGTGTTTTGAAAAAACTTCAGGTAAAAAAAATCAAAAAAGATGTTGTTTTGAATATAAACGTTCCTCTTGCTAAAGAAAAGGATATTAAGGGGATGAAGATATGCAAAATAGGAAGTAGAACTTATAACAACTGCTTTATAGAAAGTAAAGATGCAGAAGGGAATATAGTTTATGAAATAATCGGCACGGTAAATGATGCTTTTGATGTAGATACCGATGTAGACTACTTTAAGCAAGGATACATTACCCTAACGCCGCTTCATTATGACCTAACCAACTTTAACATTATAAAAGAAGCTGAAAGCTGGATATAA
- the glgB gene encoding 1,4-alpha-glucan branching protein GlgB, whose amino-acid sequence MHKLKKTIKLNLKNILKIKSYDIFGSHEAIISGVKGIRFTLWAPNAKSVQVVGDFNNWSGKEHSMKKTKKLGIWTLFIPGLKLGTIYKYEILTREDTLTLKSDPYAFYSELRPNTASIVTSLDDYAWSDSEWLQKRSHTSLYDKPLNIYEVHLGSWRMKDGTFLNYRDIAEELLLYISDMGYTHIELLPVSEHPLDASWGYQSTGYYALTSRYGTPEDFMFFVDKLHQNNIGVILDWVPGHFCKDAHGLYRFDGTTLYENGNPDIAENYDWGTANFDLSKSQVRRYLTANALFWFDRYHIDGLRVDAVANMIYLNYGKKEGMNIQNKFGGNENLEAIDFLKKLNSNVFKDFPNVLMIAEDSSTFPGITTPTYLGGVGFNYKWNMGWMNDMLKYMQMDPIHRKWHHNLITFSFMYAFSENFILPLSHDEVVHGKSSLLDKMPGDYWQKFANLRLFYGYMMAHPGKKLLFMGGELGQFIEWRFYEQLDWHLLDYPMHTAIHTCVKELNSFYKEHSSLWEVDHSYKGFQWIDHQNYDQSIISFMRIGTKKDDFIIVICNFTPVVYHNYKIGVPNFIHYKEVFNSDKECYGGSNQLNKGMIKPELENWHNQPYHIEITIPPLATIFIKPEFNYKLDNKKGE is encoded by the coding sequence ATGCATAAGCTGAAAAAGACAATAAAACTTAATCTTAAAAATATACTTAAAATTAAAAGCTACGATATATTTGGAAGTCATGAAGCTATTATTAGCGGAGTAAAAGGTATAAGATTTACACTTTGGGCGCCTAATGCAAAGTCAGTACAAGTAGTTGGAGATTTCAATAACTGGTCTGGCAAAGAGCATTCAATGAAAAAAACTAAAAAGCTTGGTATATGGACTCTTTTTATTCCTGGTTTAAAACTCGGAACCATCTACAAATATGAAATTTTGACTAGAGAAGACACACTAACTCTTAAGTCAGATCCCTATGCCTTCTATTCGGAACTTAGGCCTAACACCGCATCCATAGTAACTTCATTGGATGATTATGCTTGGAGCGACTCAGAATGGCTGCAAAAAAGAAGTCATACCTCTCTATATGACAAGCCGCTTAATATATACGAAGTTCATCTCGGCTCATGGAGAATGAAAGACGGTACATTTTTAAATTATAGGGATATTGCCGAGGAACTCTTACTTTACATATCTGATATGGGCTACACCCACATAGAACTGCTTCCAGTTTCAGAACATCCTCTTGATGCTTCTTGGGGTTATCAAAGCACAGGATATTACGCACTAACCAGCAGATATGGTACCCCTGAAGACTTTATGTTTTTTGTGGATAAGCTTCATCAAAATAATATAGGAGTTATACTGGATTGGGTTCCTGGTCACTTCTGCAAGGATGCACATGGTCTTTATAGATTTGATGGAACAACCCTCTATGAAAATGGAAATCCTGATATAGCTGAAAATTATGATTGGGGTACTGCTAATTTTGACTTAAGCAAATCTCAAGTTAGAAGATATTTAACTGCTAATGCCCTTTTCTGGTTTGACAGATATCATATCGATGGGCTAAGGGTAGATGCAGTTGCAAACATGATTTATCTTAACTATGGAAAAAAAGAAGGAATGAACATACAAAATAAATTCGGTGGTAATGAGAATTTAGAGGCGATAGACTTTCTTAAAAAGCTAAATTCTAATGTTTTTAAAGATTTTCCTAATGTACTTATGATAGCAGAGGATTCAAGTACCTTTCCAGGTATTACAACACCAACCTACTTAGGAGGTGTAGGCTTTAACTATAAGTGGAACATGGGTTGGATGAATGACATGCTAAAGTATATGCAGATGGATCCTATACATAGAAAATGGCATCATAATCTTATAACCTTTTCTTTTATGTATGCTTTTTCAGAGAATTTTATCCTTCCACTTTCTCACGATGAAGTTGTACACGGCAAAAGTTCTCTTCTAGACAAAATGCCCGGTGACTACTGGCAGAAGTTTGCAAACCTCAGATTATTCTATGGGTATATGATGGCTCACCCTGGCAAGAAACTTTTATTCATGGGTGGAGAATTGGGTCAGTTTATTGAATGGAGATTTTATGAACAATTAGATTGGCATTTGCTAGATTATCCAATGCATACAGCTATTCATACCTGTGTTAAAGAATTAAATTCCTTCTATAAAGAACATTCTTCTTTATGGGAAGTTGACCATAGCTATAAGGGTTTTCAATGGATAGATCATCAAAACTACGATCAAAGCATAATATCTTTTATGCGAATTGGGACTAAAAAAGATGATTTTATTATTGTAATTTGTAATTTTACACCAGTAGTTTATCATAACTATAAGATTGGGGTTCCAAACTTCATTCATTATAAGGAAGTTTTTAATAGTGATAAAGAATGTTATGGTGGGTCAAACCAATTAAACAAAGGTATGATTAAGCCTGAATTAGAAAATTGGCATAATCAGCCCTACCATATAGAAATAACAATACCGCCTTTGGCGACTATTTTTATAAAACCTGAATTTAATTACAAATTGGACAATAAAAAGGGGGAATGA
- a CDS encoding glucose-1-phosphate adenylyltransferase — protein MQKKEMIAMILAGGQGSRLGVLTKEIAKPAVPFGGKYKIIDFPLSNCSNSGIDTVGVLTQYRPFALNSHIGIGTPWDLDRNNGGVNILPPYMRETGGDWYKGTANAIYQNINFIDKYDPEYVLILSGDHIYKMDYSQLLDFHKENNADATIAVIEVSLEEASRFGIMNTRENYEIYEFEEKPKHPKSQLASMGVYMFNWSVLRHFLIIDEADENSDNDFGKNIIPNMLKKGKRMFAYPFKGYWKDVGTIESLWQANMDLLDENNELNIHDRNWKIYSTSPTMPPQYIGSSGVVKNSLITDGCEILGEVTNSVLFSGVHVSAGVKIKDSVIMPNTKIKANALVDKAIIGSDVIIEENTRVVDNSNIIVISEGSVVDATTNI, from the coding sequence ATGCAGAAAAAAGAAATGATAGCGATGATACTAGCAGGTGGACAAGGAAGCAGGCTTGGAGTGCTTACTAAAGAAATAGCTAAACCTGCTGTACCTTTTGGAGGCAAGTACAAAATAATCGACTTTCCTTTAAGCAACTGCTCTAACTCAGGAATAGATACTGTTGGTGTTTTAACACAGTATAGGCCATTTGCTTTAAACTCACACATTGGTATAGGTACTCCCTGGGACTTAGATAGAAATAACGGCGGGGTAAATATATTGCCTCCTTACATGAGAGAAACCGGCGGAGACTGGTACAAAGGTACAGCCAATGCCATATATCAAAATATAAATTTCATAGATAAATACGATCCTGAATATGTGCTTATACTTTCAGGAGACCACATATATAAAATGGACTATTCTCAACTACTGGATTTTCATAAAGAGAATAATGCAGATGCTACAATAGCCGTAATTGAAGTTTCACTGGAAGAAGCAAGTCGTTTTGGTATTATGAATACTAGAGAAAATTATGAAATCTATGAGTTTGAAGAAAAGCCAAAACACCCTAAAAGCCAGCTTGCTTCTATGGGGGTTTATATGTTTAATTGGAGTGTGCTAAGGCACTTCTTAATAATTGACGAAGCTGATGAAAATTCAGACAATGACTTTGGAAAAAATATAATACCTAATATGCTTAAGAAAGGCAAGAGAATGTTTGCTTATCCTTTCAAAGGCTATTGGAAGGACGTTGGTACTATAGAAAGCCTATGGCAGGCAAATATGGATCTATTAGATGAAAATAACGAGCTTAATATACATGATAGAAATTGGAAAATATATTCTACCAGCCCCACAATGCCTCCTCAATATATCGGCAGCAGTGGAGTTGTTAAGAACTCCCTTATCACTGATGGTTGCGAGATACTGGGCGAAGTTACTAATTCTGTATTGTTTTCAGGGGTACACGTTAGTGCTGGCGTTAAAATTAAAGATTCTGTTATAATGCCTAATACCAAAATTAAGGCTAATGCTTTAGTTGATAAGGCAATAATTGGAAGTGATGTTATAATAGAGGAAAACACCAGGGTTGTAGATAATAGTAACATTATAGTTATTAGCGAAGGCTCAGTTGTTGATGCCACTACAAATATTTAA
- the glgD gene encoding glucose-1-phosphate adenylyltransferase subunit GlgD — translation MLKDYMGVLMLNENDDLLKRLTRHRPLASIPFGGRYRIIDFVLSSMVNAGMTNIGIFTDGKTRSLMDHLGSGKPWDLARKLNGLYIFNFGYSNIYMNEIETLKNNIEYFYKSKEEYAILSSSNMICNIDYKAAAEFHESSDADITVVYKKITDGRVNFIDCNALNLDKSNNVLSVGRNIGTEDNNNICMEMFIMKKKTLVSLILECIKTGYYSSIKEAIFKKLDSLYVKAYEFKGYLSCINSINSYYDTNMDLLDLKIRNELFFNKDRLIYTKSQDEAPTHYSVDSKVSNSLIANGCLIEGNVENSIIFRRVKIHKDAEIKNCIIMQNSEIKGGAKLSNIIIDKHIIIEEGKELKGDLDFPLVIEKKSSFE, via the coding sequence ATGTTAAAAGACTACATGGGAGTATTAATGCTAAATGAAAATGATGATTTGTTGAAGAGACTTACAAGACACAGACCTCTAGCTTCCATACCTTTCGGTGGAAGATATAGAATAATTGACTTTGTACTTTCAAGCATGGTTAACGCAGGTATGACAAACATAGGAATATTTACTGATGGAAAAACTCGTTCCTTGATGGATCATCTTGGTTCAGGCAAGCCTTGGGATTTAGCAAGAAAATTAAACGGGTTATATATATTCAATTTTGGATATTCAAATATTTATATGAATGAAATAGAGACCTTGAAAAACAACATAGAATACTTCTATAAAAGCAAGGAAGAGTATGCAATACTGTCTTCTTCAAATATGATTTGCAACATTGATTATAAAGCTGCGGCAGAATTTCATGAAAGTTCAGATGCTGATATAACAGTAGTCTATAAAAAAATTACAGATGGAAGAGTAAATTTTATAGACTGCAATGCGCTAAATCTAGATAAAAGCAACAATGTTTTAAGCGTCGGAAGAAATATAGGCACAGAAGATAATAACAATATATGTATGGAAATGTTCATAATGAAAAAGAAAACACTTGTAAGTTTAATCCTTGAATGTATTAAGACAGGGTACTATTCCTCAATCAAAGAAGCAATCTTTAAAAAGCTTGATAGCTTATATGTAAAAGCTTATGAATTTAAAGGATATCTAAGCTGTATAAACTCAATAAATTCTTATTACGATACAAATATGGATTTATTAGATTTGAAAATAAGGAATGAATTGTTCTTTAATAAAGACAGACTTATCTACACAAAATCTCAAGATGAAGCTCCAACTCATTACTCAGTAGATTCAAAGGTTTCTAACTCTCTAATTGCTAATGGATGTCTAATTGAAGGAAACGTTGAAAACAGTATTATCTTTAGACGAGTTAAAATTCATAAGGATGCAGAAATTAAAAACTGCATTATAATGCAAAATAGTGAAATTAAGGGTGGAGCAAAGCTTTCGAACATAATAATAGACAAACATATAATTATTGAAGAAGGAAAGGAACTAAAAGGAGATTTAGATTTTCCACTGGTTATTGAAAAAAAGTCGAGTTTTGAATAA
- the glgA gene encoding glycogen synthase GlgA: MKILFVSSEAHPFIKTGGLGDVAYALPKALRKLGIDVRVIIPKYSDIKEEFKSKMLTLSNFNVPVGWRNQYGGLQYLEYDNIPFYFIDNEYYFKRPSSYGYGDDGERFSFFCRAVLEGVNHMIDFTPDVIHLNDWHSGMIAPLMKEHFKDNPRFNSIQTIFTIHNLQYQGVFPKETLGDLLNLSEEYFSEDKLKYYDSVSFIKGGLNFADKITTVSQSYSEEIKTPFYGEGLHGLLQVRENDLCGIVNGIDTELFNPSSDKELSYHYDYNNLAEKLKNKTELQESLNLPINENIPMIGMVTRLASQKGLDLISHIIEELLQQDLQLVVLGTGEQKYEDMFRYYSAIAPDKLSANITFNNTLAKRIYAASDLFLMPSLFEPCGIGQLLALRYGSLPIIRETGGLKDTVQAYNEYTNMGNGFSFANYNAHDMLFTIKRALSFYKDKNLWNNIVTRAMMEDNSWRKSAEEYKNLYASLL; encoded by the coding sequence ATGAAAATACTATTTGTTTCCTCGGAAGCACATCCTTTTATAAAAACTGGAGGTCTGGGTGATGTTGCATATGCTCTTCCTAAAGCTCTAAGAAAACTTGGTATTGATGTTAGAGTTATAATTCCTAAATACTCTGACATCAAGGAAGAGTTTAAAAGTAAAATGCTAACACTTTCAAACTTTAATGTTCCAGTGGGATGGAGAAACCAATACGGCGGATTGCAATACTTAGAATACGATAATATACCTTTTTACTTTATAGATAATGAATATTACTTCAAGAGGCCTAGCTCCTATGGGTACGGAGATGATGGTGAGCGCTTTTCATTCTTTTGCAGAGCAGTGCTTGAGGGTGTAAACCACATGATTGATTTCACTCCAGATGTAATACATTTGAATGACTGGCATAGCGGAATGATTGCTCCACTCATGAAAGAGCACTTTAAAGATAACCCCCGTTTTAATAGTATACAGACGATTTTTACTATACATAACCTTCAATACCAAGGAGTATTTCCAAAAGAAACACTTGGTGATTTATTAAATTTAAGTGAGGAATACTTCTCTGAGGATAAGCTTAAATATTATGACAGCGTTTCCTTTATAAAAGGCGGATTAAATTTTGCTGACAAAATAACTACTGTAAGTCAAAGCTATTCCGAGGAAATTAAAACTCCATTTTATGGAGAAGGACTTCATGGTTTGCTTCAAGTTAGGGAAAATGATTTATGTGGTATCGTGAATGGTATTGATACCGAATTATTTAATCCTAGTTCAGATAAGGAATTATCTTATCATTATGATTACAATAATTTAGCTGAAAAACTTAAGAATAAGACTGAACTTCAGGAAAGCTTAAACCTCCCTATTAATGAAAATATTCCTATGATAGGAATGGTTACAAGACTAGCTAGCCAAAAGGGACTGGATTTAATATCCCATATAATAGAAGAACTTTTACAACAAGATCTTCAGCTTGTAGTGCTAGGAACTGGAGAACAAAAGTATGAAGACATGTTTAGATATTATTCCGCCATTGCCCCAGATAAGCTTTCAGCTAATATAACCTTTAACAATACCTTAGCTAAAAGGATTTATGCAGCTTCCGACCTCTTTCTTATGCCTTCCCTATTCGAACCCTGTGGAATTGGTCAGTTATTGGCACTTAGGTATGGAAGCCTTCCAATAATTAGGGAAACCGGAGGTTTAAAAGACACAGTTCAAGCTTATAACGAATATACTAATATGGGGAATGGTTTCTCCTTTGCAAACTATAATGCACACGATATGCTTTTTACTATAAAGAGAGCTCTTAGTTTCTATAAAGACAAAAATCTCTGGAACAATATTGTTACAAGAGCTATGATGGAAGACAATAGTTGGAGGAAGTCAGCAGAAGAATATAAAAATCTTTATGCATCCCTCTTATAA